A part of Neovison vison isolate M4711 chromosome 6, ASM_NN_V1, whole genome shotgun sequence genomic DNA contains:
- the YJU2B gene encoding coiled-coil domain-containing protein 130 gives MGERKGVNKYYPPDFNPEKHGSLNRYHNSHPLRERARKLSQGILIIRFEMPYNIWCDGCKNHIGMGVRYNAEKKKVGNYYTTPIYRFRMKCHLCVNYIEMQTDPANCDYVIVSGAQRKEERWDMADNEQVLTTEHEKKQKLETDAMFRLEHGEADRSTLKKALPTLSHIQEAQSAWKDDFALNSMLRKRFREKKKAMQEEEERDQALQAKASLAIPLVPETEDDRRLAALLKFHTLDSYEDKQKLKRTEIISRSWFPSAPGPTTSSLKAGSVLKKLAQNRRSAPACSPITVGNLGIVRRRSREVSESPHHTTEAPRSGEPWVPERNTQDGPPSPRDCSQLAETAETPKSRGPREQEGKCQDRPQSPPGSSQEDTPHLCTLSSSLVADYSDSESE, from the exons ATG GGTGAAAGGAAAGGTGTAAACAAGTACTACCCTCCGGATTTCAATCCTGAAAAG CATGGCTCCCTCAACCGGTACCACAACAGCCACCCGCTCCGGGAGCGGGCTCGGAAGCTGTCACAAGGCATCCTCATCATCAG GTTTGAGATGCCCTATAACATCTGGTGTGACGGCTGCAAGAACCACATCGGCATGG gggTTCGCTACAATGCCGAAAAGAAGAAGGTTGGCAATTACTACACAACCCCGATCTACAG GTTCCGGATGAAATGCCACCTCTGCGTCAACTACATCGAGATGCAGACAGACCCCGCCAACTGCGACTACGTGATTGTGAGCGGCGCCCAGCGCAAGGAGGAGCGCTGGGACATGGCGGACAACGAGCAGGTGCTGACGACAG AGCACGAGAAGAAGCAGAAGCTGGAGACGGATGCCATGTTCCGCCTGGAGCACGGCGAGGCAGACCGGAGCACACTCAAGAAAGCCCTCCCCACCCTGAGCCACATCCAGGAGGCCCAGAGCGCCTGGAAGGATGACTTCGCACTCAACAGCATGCTCCGGAAGAGATTCCGG gaaaagaaaaaagccatgcaggaggaggaagagagggaccaGGCGCTGCAGGCTAAGGCGAGCCTGGCCATTCCACTGGTGCCCGAGACAGAGGACGACCGCAGGCTGGCCGCCCTGCTCAAGTTCCACACCCTGGACT cctaCGAGGACAAGCAGAAACTCAAACGGACAGAGATCATCAGCCGCTCCTGGTTCCCCTCCGCCCCAGGACCCACCACCAGCAGCCTCAAAGCCGGCAGTGTCCTGAAGAAGCTGGCCCAGAACCGCAGATCAGCACCGGCCTGCTCCCCGATCACTGTAGGGAACCTGGGCATCGTGCGGCGGCGGTCCCGGGAGGTCTCAGAGAGCCCCCACCACACAACGGAGGCCCCCAGGTCTGGGGAGCCATGGGTGCCAGAGAGGAACACCCAGGATGGGCCCCCATCCCCCCGAGACTGCTCACAGCTCGCAGAGACGGCCGAGACCCCCAAGAGCAGGGGGCCTCGGGAGCAGGAGGGGAAATGTCAGGACAGGCCCCAGTCCCCACCAGGCTCCTCTCAGGAGGACACGCCACACCTGTGCACCCTCAGCTCCTCTCTTGTGGCTGATTACTCCGattcagagagtgagtga
- the MRI1 gene encoding methylthioribose-1-phosphate isomerase isoform X2 — translation MSLEAIRYSRGSLEILDQLLLPQHSRYEAVGSVRQAWEAIRAMKVRGAPAIALVGCLSLAVELQAGAGGPGLAALVAFVRDALSFLVTARPTAVNMARAARHLVETAALEAEREGATEEAVRERVIRCAEDMLEKDLKDNRSIGDLGAHHLLERAAPGGGKVTVLTHCNTGALATAGYGTALGVIRSLHTLGRLDHAFCTETRPYNQGARLTAFELVYEQIPATLIADSMAAAAMAHRGVSAVVVGADRVVANGDTANKVGTYQLAIAAKHHGIPFYVAAPSSSCDLHLESGREIVIEERPGQELTDVNGVRIAAPVGE, via the exons ATGTCTCTGGAGGCGATTCGCTACTCTCGGGGCTCCCTGGAGATCCTCGACCAGCTGCTCCTGCCCCAGCACAGCCGCTACGAGGCAGTGGGCTCGGTGCGCCAGGCCTGGGAGGCCATCCGCGCCATGAAG GTGCGGGGTGCCCCGGCCATCGCGCTCGTGGGCTGCCTCAGCCTCGCCGTGGAGCTGCAGGCGGGCGCGGGGGGACCGGGACTCGCCGCCCTGGTGGCTTTCGTGCGCGACGCGCTGAGCTTCCTGGTCACCGCCCGGCCCACCGCCGTCAACATGGCCCGCGCTGCCCGCCACCTGGTCGAGACCGCAGCCCTGGAGGCTGAACGCGAGGGCGCCACGGAGGAGGCGGTCCGGGAGAG AGTGATCCGCTGTGCCGAGGACATGCTGGAGAAAGACCTCAAGGACAATCGGAGCATCGGGGACCTAGGAGCCCACCATCTCCTGGAGCGGGCAGCTCCTGGGGGTGGCAAGGTGACCGTGCTGACCCACTGTAACACTGGCGCACTGGCCACTGCTGGCTATGGCACAGCTCTGG GTGTGATCCGCTCACTGCATACCCTGGGCCGTCTGGATCATGCCTTCTGCACAGAGACCCGGCCCTACAACCAGGGAGCCCGGCTGACTGCCTTCGAGCTGGTGTACGAGCAGATCCCCGCCACCCTCATTGCCGACAGCATGGCAGCAGCTGCCATGGCCCACCGGGGCGTGTCAG CTGTCGTCGTGGGAGCCGACCGGGTGGTTGCCAATGGTGACACAGCCAACAAGGTGGGCACCTACCAGCTGGCCATCGCTGCCAAGCACCACGGCATCCCCTTCTACgtggctgcccccagctcctcgTGCGACCTCCATCTGGAGTCGGGCAGGGAAATCGTCATTGAGGAGCGCCCGGGGCAGGAGCTGACTGATGTCAACGGGGTCAGGATTGCAGCCCCTG TTGGAGAATGA
- the C6H19orf53 gene encoding leydig cell tumor 10 kDa protein homolog, which translates to MAQGQRKFQARKPAKSKAAAAASERSRGPRKGGRVIAPKKARIVQQQKLKKDLEVGIRKKIEHDVVMKACSSLPKRLALVKASAMKEAASSSSTKTPS; encoded by the exons ATGGCGCAGGGACAGCGCAAGTTCCAGGCACGGAAGCCGGCGAAGAGCAAAGCAGCTGCAGCGGCCTCCGAGCGCAGCCGGGGTCCGAGGAAGGGTG GTCGTGTGATCGCCCCGAAGAAGGCGCGCATCGTGCAGCAGCAAAAGCTCAAAAAG GACCTGGAGGTCGGGATCcggaagaagattgaacatgatgTGGTAATGAAAGCCTGCAGCAGCCTGCCCAAGAGGCTGGCACTGGTGAAGGCCTCTGCCATGAAGGAGgcagcctcttcctcctccaccaaGACGCCTTCCTAA
- the MRI1 gene encoding methylthioribose-1-phosphate isomerase isoform X1 — protein MSLEAIRYSRGSLEILDQLLLPQHSRYEAVGSVRQAWEAIRAMKVRGAPAIALVGCLSLAVELQAGAGGPGLAALVAFVRDALSFLVTARPTAVNMARAARHLVETAALEAEREGATEEAVRERVIRCAEDMLEKDLKDNRSIGDLGAHHLLERAAPGGGKVTVLTHCNTGALATAGYGTALGVIRSLHTLGRLDHAFCTETRPYNQGARLTAFELVYEQIPATLIADSMAAAAMAHRGVSAVVVGADRVVANGDTANKVGTYQLAIAAKHHGIPFYVAAPSSSCDLHLESGREIVIEERPGQELTDVNGVRIAAPGIGVWNPAFDVTPHELITGGIITELGVFAPEELRAALSTTVS, from the exons ATGTCTCTGGAGGCGATTCGCTACTCTCGGGGCTCCCTGGAGATCCTCGACCAGCTGCTCCTGCCCCAGCACAGCCGCTACGAGGCAGTGGGCTCGGTGCGCCAGGCCTGGGAGGCCATCCGCGCCATGAAG GTGCGGGGTGCCCCGGCCATCGCGCTCGTGGGCTGCCTCAGCCTCGCCGTGGAGCTGCAGGCGGGCGCGGGGGGACCGGGACTCGCCGCCCTGGTGGCTTTCGTGCGCGACGCGCTGAGCTTCCTGGTCACCGCCCGGCCCACCGCCGTCAACATGGCCCGCGCTGCCCGCCACCTGGTCGAGACCGCAGCCCTGGAGGCTGAACGCGAGGGCGCCACGGAGGAGGCGGTCCGGGAGAG AGTGATCCGCTGTGCCGAGGACATGCTGGAGAAAGACCTCAAGGACAATCGGAGCATCGGGGACCTAGGAGCCCACCATCTCCTGGAGCGGGCAGCTCCTGGGGGTGGCAAGGTGACCGTGCTGACCCACTGTAACACTGGCGCACTGGCCACTGCTGGCTATGGCACAGCTCTGG GTGTGATCCGCTCACTGCATACCCTGGGCCGTCTGGATCATGCCTTCTGCACAGAGACCCGGCCCTACAACCAGGGAGCCCGGCTGACTGCCTTCGAGCTGGTGTACGAGCAGATCCCCGCCACCCTCATTGCCGACAGCATGGCAGCAGCTGCCATGGCCCACCGGGGCGTGTCAG CTGTCGTCGTGGGAGCCGACCGGGTGGTTGCCAATGGTGACACAGCCAACAAGGTGGGCACCTACCAGCTGGCCATCGCTGCCAAGCACCACGGCATCCCCTTCTACgtggctgcccccagctcctcgTGCGACCTCCATCTGGAGTCGGGCAGGGAAATCGTCATTGAGGAGCGCCCGGGGCAGGAGCTGACTGATGTCAACGGGGTCAGGATTGCAGCCCCTG GCATTGGGGTTTGGAATCCTGCCTTCGATGTCACCCCCCACGAGCTCATCACCGGTGGCATCATCACAGAGCTGGGGGTCTTCGCTCCCGAGGAGCTCCGGGCGGCCCTAAGTACCACCGTCTCCTGA